In a genomic window of Thermus thermamylovorans:
- a CDS encoding M3 family oligoendopeptidase, with the protein MEWDLSDLYPSPEDPRLEGDLAEALRLAEGLDPKDLLDPKGAEDLFRRYEEALEKAYRPLNYASLYFATRTQDPVAKALLDRVRNRYTEVRNRLLPLEVALRKLPEEAFQALLHHPGLADLRHFLERQRAYAPHTLSEREEELLNLKGLVGRSAWSQFYTEYTGRFRFRVEEKELTEMEVRALRRDPDPKVRREAHRELYGKLLAEAPTLGAVFNAVYLDYLQDLRLRGYRHPLEPVALRDEVEVRDIEALLEATRAHYGLVEAYYRWKARRLGGEKVASPDLLAPLTREKPQVPFEEAKALVLEAFRRFSPEVERIAREFFEKRWIDAYPRPGKRGGAFCSGGLPSTHPYVLLNHTNDLDAAHTLAHELGHGVHFYLARKQRLLNFGASTPLAETASVFAEILLDDLLLKRLSQEEKTLLLAERVEDAVNTLFRQVMYTFFERRSLEARKEAALSPEAFHRIWQEEQEGLYGDAVAWTELDQAAWAGIPHFVHYRFYTYSYALGYLVVLALYGKYREEGEAFVPKYLGILEAGESASPKEILARAGVDLGSEAFFRYGFGVLESWLKALP; encoded by the coding sequence CCGCCGCTACGAGGAGGCCCTGGAGAAGGCCTACCGACCCCTGAACTACGCCTCCCTCTACTTCGCCACCCGCACCCAGGACCCGGTGGCGAAAGCCCTCCTGGACCGGGTGCGAAACCGCTACACCGAGGTGCGCAACCGCCTCCTGCCCCTGGAGGTGGCCCTGCGCAAGCTCCCCGAGGAGGCCTTCCAGGCCCTCCTGCACCACCCCGGCCTCGCGGACCTCCGCCACTTCCTGGAAAGGCAACGGGCCTACGCCCCCCACACCCTCTCCGAGCGGGAGGAGGAGCTCCTGAACCTCAAGGGCCTGGTGGGCAGGAGCGCCTGGAGCCAGTTCTACACGGAATACACCGGCCGCTTCCGCTTCCGGGTGGAGGAAAAGGAGCTTACCGAGATGGAGGTGCGGGCCCTAAGGCGGGACCCCGACCCCAAGGTGCGGCGGGAGGCCCACCGGGAGCTATACGGGAAGCTCCTGGCCGAGGCCCCTACCCTAGGCGCGGTCTTCAACGCGGTCTATTTGGACTACCTCCAGGACCTGCGCCTCCGGGGCTACCGCCACCCCCTGGAGCCCGTGGCCCTAAGGGACGAGGTGGAGGTCAGGGACATTGAGGCCCTCCTCGAGGCCACCCGGGCCCACTACGGCCTGGTGGAGGCCTACTACCGCTGGAAGGCCAGGCGCCTGGGCGGGGAAAAGGTGGCAAGCCCCGACCTCCTCGCCCCCCTCACCCGGGAAAAGCCCCAGGTGCCCTTCGAGGAGGCCAAGGCGCTGGTCCTGGAGGCCTTCCGCCGCTTCTCCCCCGAGGTGGAAAGGATCGCCCGGGAGTTCTTTGAGAAGCGCTGGATCGACGCCTACCCCCGCCCCGGCAAGCGGGGCGGGGCCTTCTGCTCTGGGGGGCTCCCCTCCACCCACCCCTACGTCCTCCTCAACCACACGAACGACCTGGACGCCGCCCACACCCTGGCCCATGAGCTGGGGCACGGGGTGCACTTCTACCTGGCCAGGAAGCAACGCCTCCTCAACTTCGGGGCCTCCACCCCCCTGGCGGAGACCGCCAGCGTCTTCGCGGAGATCCTCCTGGACGACCTCCTCCTGAAAAGGCTTTCCCAGGAGGAAAAGACCCTCCTCCTGGCAGAAAGGGTGGAGGATGCGGTGAACACCCTCTTCCGCCAGGTGATGTACACCTTCTTTGAGCGAAGAAGCCTCGAGGCCCGCAAGGAAGCAGCCCTCTCCCCCGAGGCCTTCCACCGGATCTGGCAGGAGGAGCAGGAGGGGCTTTACGGGGATGCCGTGGCGTGGACCGAGCTGGACCAAGCGGCCTGGGCGGGCATCCCCCACTTCGTCCACTACCGCTTCTACACCTACAGCTACGCCCTGGGCTACCTGGTGGTCCTGGCCCTCTATGGGAAGTACCGAGAGGAGGGGGAAGCTTTCGTGCCTAAGTACCTGGGAATCCTCGAGGCGGGGGAAAGCGCAAGCCCCAAGGAGATCCTAGCCAGGGCCGGGGTGGACCTGGGCTCCGAAGCCTTTTTCCGCTACGGCTTTGGCGTCCTGGAATCTTGGCTTAAAGCCCTGCCCTAG